The proteins below come from a single Pedobacter aquae genomic window:
- the miaA gene encoding tRNA (adenosine(37)-N6)-dimethylallyltransferase MiaA has protein sequence MNKDKVLIVIAGPTAIGKTALAIKIAQHFNTEIVSADSRQFFKEMSIGTAKPTHEELQAAKHHFINSHSIKEQVSVGSYEKEALELLNQLFKNHDILVMVGGSGLYINAVLNGFDELPPVNEEVRAHLNDQLINKGISALQSELQEIDPTYYAEVDIHNPQRIIRALEVYHATGKPFSSFRTGLKKERPFKSIIIGLDTPREELYARINKRVDLMIAQGLVEEVKALQDDKHLNSLNTVGYSEIFDYLDGRITLPKAIDAIKQNTRRFAKRQLTWFRKTENIHWFKPEEEKEVISFIEKEITSPSHV, from the coding sequence ATGAATAAAGACAAAGTTCTTATTGTAATTGCAGGCCCAACAGCCATAGGAAAAACTGCCCTCGCTATTAAAATTGCACAGCATTTCAATACTGAAATTGTATCTGCAGATAGTAGACAGTTTTTTAAAGAAATGAGTATAGGAACTGCAAAACCTACACATGAAGAGCTTCAGGCTGCCAAACATCATTTCATCAATTCGCATAGCATAAAAGAACAAGTAAGTGTAGGTTCTTACGAAAAAGAGGCTTTAGAGCTCCTAAATCAACTTTTCAAAAATCATGATATTTTGGTCATGGTTGGTGGTTCTGGCCTATATATCAATGCAGTACTAAATGGTTTTGATGAGCTTCCTCCGGTAAACGAAGAAGTTAGAGCACATCTTAATGATCAACTCATTAACAAAGGTATAAGCGCTTTACAGAGCGAGTTGCAAGAAATAGACCCAACTTATTATGCCGAAGTTGACATTCATAACCCACAGCGTATCATAAGAGCTCTAGAAGTTTATCACGCAACAGGTAAACCATTTTCTTCTTTTCGTACCGGTCTTAAAAAAGAACGCCCTTTTAAGAGTATCATCATTGGCTTAGATACACCAAGAGAAGAACTTTATGCAAGAATCAATAAAAGGGTAGATTTAATGATAGCCCAAGGCTTAGTTGAGGAGGTAAAAGCCTTACAAGATGATAAGCACTTAAATAGCCTTAATACCGTTGGCTATTCTGAAATATTCGACTATTTAGACGGTAGAATAACTCTGCCAAAAGCTATTGATGCTATTAAGCAAAACACCAGAAGATTTGCTAAAAGACAGCTTACTTGGTTTAGGAAAACAGAAAATATACATTGGTTTAAGCCAGAAGAAGAAAAAGAGGTGATTTCCTTTATTGAAAAAGAAATCACCTCTCCTTCTCATGTTTAA
- a CDS encoding IS1096 element passenger TnpR family protein: MAVYRFRISFEDYDDVIREIDIKSNQTFKDLHYAIHKSIGYDPEKSSSFYVSNDHWIKNEEIAYLPNERKISRGVSLMENAKLSSHIDDPHQKFYYIYNFDKPFDFHVELIKILENNPTQTYPLVFKAVGEAPKILSNIIGSPDEITGDEDPDFLEDETILIADEDELEALNSDTEEGEDEEEESDEFSDEFSDNENFDQDDYDRE; encoded by the coding sequence ATGGCAGTTTACAGATTCAGGATAAGTTTTGAGGATTACGATGATGTAATCAGAGAGATTGATATTAAATCAAATCAAACTTTTAAAGATTTGCATTATGCAATTCATAAATCTATAGGTTATGATCCGGAGAAGTCTTCTTCTTTTTATGTAAGTAATGACCATTGGATAAAAAATGAAGAAATTGCTTACCTTCCAAATGAAAGAAAAATAAGCCGTGGCGTAAGTTTAATGGAGAATGCAAAATTAAGCAGCCATATAGATGACCCACATCAAAAATTTTATTACATCTATAATTTTGATAAACCTTTTGATTTTCATGTAGAGCTCATTAAAATTTTAGAGAATAACCCAACCCAAACTTATCCTTTGGTATTTAAAGCTGTAGGTGAAGCACCAAAAATCCTGAGCAATATCATTGGTTCACCTGATGAAATTACGGGCGATGAAGATCCAGATTTCTTAGAAGATGAAACTATTTTAATTGCCGATGAGGATGAATTAGAAGCCCTAAATTCTGATACAGAAGAAGGGGAAGACGAGGAAGAAGAAAGTGATGAATTTTCTGATGAGTTTTCTGATAATGAAAACTTCGATCAGGATGATTATGACAGAGAATAA
- a CDS encoding DUF3467 domain-containing protein: MEEAQDNQLNIELSEEIAEGVYSNLAIITHSNSEFVLDFIRVMPGIPKAKVKSRIVLTPDHAKRLLLALEDNIAKFEMINGPIKGGGEPNNGMPFNFGGPTAQA, translated from the coding sequence ATGGAAGAAGCACAAGATAACCAATTGAACATCGAATTATCAGAAGAAATAGCAGAAGGTGTATATTCTAACCTAGCTATTATTACCCATTCTAATAGTGAATTTGTACTAGATTTTATTAGGGTGATGCCTGGTATACCAAAGGCTAAAGTGAAAAGTAGAATTGTATTAACCCCAGACCATGCAAAGAGGCTTTTATTAGCTTTAGAAGATAATATCGCTAAGTTTGAAATGATAAATGGCCCGATAAAAGGCGGTGGAGAACCTAATAATGGAATGCCTTTTAATTTTGGCGGACCAACCGCACAAGCTTAA